The Halobellus sp. MBLA0158 genome has a window encoding:
- a CDS encoding glycine cleavage T C-terminal barrel domain-containing protein has product MSGHNHRSNLPDVDQSDRTVPRNLRQTGDADVDLVISTRVRKSPFWHLSVEEGCHEATVYNHMYHPRAFIDPEDGGSEAEYDLLVNDVALWDVAVERQIRVAGPDAEAFVNYVITRDATEIEPMRGKYAICCNDDGGILNDFVLLRPEEDEFWFSIADADLLQWLQGVTVGNDFAVEIDEIDVSPMQVQGPKSPDVIESLIDAAVEDVPYYGLLEATINGVPVLVSQTGFSGEAGFEIYVREATTNAEAVWNPVLETVKDHGGAAAPVNGRRRIAAGILSLGQDMDHETSPFQVNLGYQVPDDKDADYVGKAELERQKEAIEDGEFPFTHKLVGLKMAGGPILEWPSDFWLISDPETGEECGYVTSAGWNPELEANIGLGYVPAETLQAATDVPLDDSVYDADLDLEFAVHLPDEYAEAPGEPVYATTAKVPFKESANPSAREQAKIHARDDAGDDAE; this is encoded by the coding sequence ATGTCCGGACACAATCACCGCTCGAACCTCCCCGACGTCGACCAGTCGGACCGCACCGTGCCCAGGAATCTGCGGCAGACGGGCGACGCGGACGTCGATCTCGTGATCTCGACCCGGGTCCGGAAGTCGCCCTTCTGGCACCTCTCCGTCGAGGAGGGCTGCCACGAGGCGACGGTGTACAACCATATGTACCACCCGCGGGCGTTCATCGACCCCGAAGACGGCGGGTCGGAAGCCGAGTACGACCTGCTGGTCAACGACGTCGCGCTGTGGGACGTCGCGGTCGAGCGCCAGATCCGCGTCGCGGGCCCCGACGCCGAGGCGTTCGTCAATTACGTCATCACCCGCGACGCGACCGAGATCGAGCCGATGCGCGGCAAGTACGCCATCTGCTGCAACGACGACGGCGGCATCCTCAACGACTTCGTCCTGCTGCGGCCCGAGGAAGACGAGTTCTGGTTCTCCATCGCCGACGCGGACCTGTTGCAGTGGCTGCAGGGGGTCACGGTCGGCAACGACTTCGCGGTCGAGATCGACGAGATCGACGTCTCGCCGATGCAGGTCCAGGGCCCGAAGTCGCCCGACGTGATCGAGTCGCTCATCGACGCCGCGGTCGAGGACGTCCCGTACTACGGCCTGTTGGAGGCGACGATCAACGGCGTTCCGGTGTTGGTGAGCCAGACGGGCTTCTCCGGCGAGGCGGGGTTCGAGATCTACGTCCGCGAGGCGACGACGAACGCCGAGGCGGTGTGGAACCCGGTGCTCGAAACGGTCAAAGACCACGGCGGCGCCGCGGCGCCGGTCAACGGTCGGCGGCGGATCGCCGCCGGGATCCTGTCGCTGGGCCAGGATATGGACCACGAGACCTCGCCGTTCCAGGTCAACCTCGGCTATCAGGTCCCCGACGACAAGGACGCCGACTACGTCGGCAAGGCCGAACTGGAACGGCAGAAGGAGGCCATCGAAGACGGCGAGTTCCCGTTCACGCACAAACTGGTCGGCCTGAAGATGGCGGGCGGTCCGATCCTGGAGTGGCCCTCGGACTTCTGGCTCATCTCGGACCCCGAGACCGGCGAGGAATGCGGGTACGTGACGTCGGCGGGGTGGAATCCGGAACTCGAAGCCAACATCGGCCTCGGATACGTCCCCGCGGAGACGCTCCAGGCCGCGACCGACGTCCCGCTCGACGACTCGGTATACGACGCGGACCTCGATCTGGAGTTCGCGGTCCACCTCCCCGACGAGTACGCCGAAGCGCCCGGCGAGCCCGTCTACGCGACGACGGCGAAGGTCCCGTTCAAGGAGTCGGCCAACCCCAGCGCCCGCGAACAGGCCAAGATCCACGCTCGCGACGACGCCGGGGACGACGCGGAGTGA
- a CDS encoding helix-turn-helix domain-containing protein — protein sequence MADVKAVVRAEHPDIVLTQTVAHDRSSKVKSVSEAGTDPTSGKFFYHIESSDFARFEAGLEMDRTVGAFERVIETRDRKAIYSFEYTDEAKILSPVISAANGVILDMKNDGSAWILTVWIPDRTDLVHLWEYAQQHGIDIELLRVNEYASLGHTDAGLTDSQRDALLVAFETGYFEEPRDATLGEVADELDISQPAASGLLRRGVKRLIASSLLDDGDTRE from the coding sequence ATGGCCGACGTCAAAGCGGTCGTCCGAGCCGAGCACCCCGACATAGTGCTGACGCAGACGGTTGCACACGACCGGAGCTCGAAGGTCAAGTCGGTGTCTGAGGCGGGGACCGACCCCACCTCGGGGAAGTTCTTCTACCACATCGAGTCGTCCGACTTCGCCCGGTTCGAGGCGGGCCTGGAGATGGACCGGACCGTCGGGGCGTTCGAACGGGTCATCGAAACCAGGGACCGGAAGGCGATCTACAGCTTCGAGTACACCGACGAGGCGAAGATCCTCTCGCCGGTGATCTCGGCCGCGAACGGCGTCATCCTCGATATGAAGAACGACGGGAGCGCGTGGATCCTCACGGTGTGGATCCCCGATCGAACGGACCTGGTCCACCTCTGGGAGTACGCACAACAGCACGGCATCGACATCGAGCTCCTGCGCGTGAACGAGTACGCGAGCCTGGGCCACACCGACGCCGGGCTGACAGACAGCCAGCGGGACGCGCTCCTCGTCGCGTTCGAGACCGGCTACTTCGAGGAACCGCGGGACGCGACGCTGGGCGAGGTCGCCGACGAACTGGACATCTCCCAGCCCGCCGCGAGCGGGCTCCTCCGGCGCGGCGTCAAGCGACTCATCGCCTCGTCCCTGTTGGACGACGGCGACACGCGGGAGTGA
- a CDS encoding phosphoglycerate kinase, with amino-acid sequence MSTSTASFDTLDDLDPGQRVLVRLDLNSPIEDGEPQDNRRFERHAETVRELAEAGHRVVLLAHQGRPGRDDFVSLAGHADILAAHLDREVAFVEDTYGERAVDAIEALEAEEVLLLENTRMCEDELPEEAPEAKAETEFVRALAPHFDAYVNDAYSAAHRSHASLVGFPLVLPAYAGRVMETEYEANTAIASKEFDGRVTMVVGGTKATDVIDVMDNLGDAVDNFLLGGIAGELFLRADGRPLGFDLDPEQDLYDSQWEANHDLVEGMLTERRDQITLATDLAYDDDGERAEVDVADIDEKDVSYLDVGTRTAEAYADVVRDSEAVFVKGALGVFEEEAFSVGTVTVLEAIAETDCFSVVGGGDTSRAIGMYGLNEADFDHVSIAGGAYIRALTGQPLAGVEALKRS; translated from the coding sequence ATGTCCACCTCCACCGCCAGCTTCGACACGCTCGACGACCTCGACCCCGGACAGCGCGTCCTCGTCCGCCTCGATCTGAACTCCCCGATCGAGGACGGCGAGCCCCAGGACAACCGCCGCTTCGAGCGCCACGCCGAGACCGTCCGCGAGCTCGCCGAGGCGGGCCACCGGGTCGTCCTGCTCGCCCACCAGGGCCGGCCCGGCCGCGACGACTTCGTCTCGCTCGCCGGCCACGCCGACATCCTCGCCGCCCACCTCGACCGCGAGGTCGCCTTCGTCGAGGACACCTACGGCGAGCGCGCCGTCGACGCCATCGAGGCGCTCGAGGCCGAGGAGGTCCTCCTCCTCGAGAACACCCGGATGTGCGAGGACGAACTGCCCGAGGAAGCGCCCGAAGCGAAGGCCGAGACGGAGTTCGTCCGGGCGCTCGCCCCCCACTTCGACGCCTACGTCAACGACGCCTACTCGGCGGCCCACCGCTCGCACGCCTCGCTCGTGGGCTTTCCGCTGGTCCTGCCCGCCTACGCCGGCCGCGTGATGGAGACCGAGTACGAGGCCAACACCGCCATCGCGTCGAAGGAGTTCGACGGCCGGGTGACGATGGTCGTCGGCGGGACCAAGGCGACCGACGTGATCGACGTGATGGACAACCTCGGCGACGCGGTCGACAACTTCCTGCTCGGCGGCATCGCGGGCGAGCTGTTCCTCCGGGCCGACGGCCGCCCGCTCGGCTTCGACCTCGACCCCGAGCAGGACCTCTATGACTCCCAGTGGGAGGCGAACCACGACCTCGTCGAGGGGATGCTCACAGAGCGCCGCGACCAGATCACGCTGGCGACGGACCTCGCCTACGACGACGACGGCGAGCGCGCGGAGGTCGACGTCGCCGACATCGACGAGAAGGACGTCTCCTACCTCGACGTCGGCACCAGGACGGCGGAGGCGTACGCCGACGTCGTCCGCGACTCCGAGGCCGTCTTCGTGAAGGGCGCCCTCGGCGTCTTCGAGGAGGAGGCGTTCTCGGTCGGGACCGTCACGGTGCTGGAAGCGATCGCCGAGACCGACTGCTTCTCGGTCGTCGGCGGCGGCGACACCTCCCGCGCGATCGGGATGTACGGGCTGAACGAGGCCGACTTCGACCACGTCTCGATCGCCGGCGGCGCCTACATCCGGGCGCTGACGGGCCAGCCGCTGGCGGGCGTCGAGGCGCTGAAGCGCTCCTGA
- the gap gene encoding type I glyceraldehyde-3-phosphate dehydrogenase, giving the protein MSEKYETDAAADADETVRVALNGFGRIGRNVLRAVRADPRIELVGINDVMDFEDMAYLAKYDTVMGRLDAIDRDGDTLLVGDSSVPLFNVQNPTELPWDDLDVDVALECTGIFRTHEDASAHLEAGADKVIISAPPKGETPVKQLVYGVNHDIYDGEDVVSNASCTTNSVSPVAKVLDEEFGIESGLLTTVHAYTGSQNLVDGPMAKTRRGRAAAENIVPTSTGAAQATTEILPQLEGKLDGMAIRVPVPNGSITELVVDLDAAPTVEEINDAFRDAADSGPLAGVLGYTDDEVVSSDILGLPFSSTVDLKSTNEVNGGGLYKILTWYDNEYGFSNRMLDVAHYVTHG; this is encoded by the coding sequence ATGAGTGAAAAGTATGAAACCGACGCCGCGGCCGACGCCGACGAGACCGTTCGTGTCGCCCTGAACGGCTTCGGGCGGATCGGCCGGAACGTCCTGCGGGCCGTCCGGGCGGATCCCCGCATCGAACTCGTCGGGATCAACGACGTGATGGACTTCGAGGATATGGCCTATCTCGCGAAGTACGACACCGTGATGGGCCGGCTCGACGCGATCGACCGCGACGGCGACACGCTGCTCGTCGGCGACAGCTCCGTCCCGCTGTTCAACGTCCAGAACCCCACCGAACTCCCCTGGGACGACCTCGACGTCGACGTGGCCCTGGAGTGTACCGGCATCTTCCGCACCCACGAGGACGCCTCGGCCCACCTGGAGGCCGGCGCCGACAAGGTCATCATCTCCGCGCCGCCGAAGGGCGAGACGCCCGTGAAGCAGTTGGTCTACGGCGTCAACCACGACATCTACGACGGCGAGGACGTCGTCTCGAACGCCTCCTGTACGACCAACTCCGTGAGCCCGGTCGCGAAGGTGCTCGACGAGGAGTTCGGCATCGAGAGCGGCCTCCTCACCACGGTCCACGCCTACACCGGGAGCCAGAACCTCGTCGACGGCCCGATGGCGAAGACCCGGCGAGGGAGGGCCGCCGCCGAGAACATCGTCCCGACCTCCACGGGCGCCGCGCAGGCGACGACCGAGATCCTCCCCCAGCTCGAAGGGAAACTCGACGGGATGGCGATCCGCGTCCCCGTCCCGAACGGCTCGATCACGGAGCTCGTGGTCGACCTCGACGCCGCGCCGACCGTCGAGGAGATCAACGACGCCTTCCGCGACGCCGCCGACTCGGGCCCGCTCGCGGGCGTCCTGGGCTACACCGACGACGAGGTCGTCTCCTCGGACATCCTGGGACTGCCGTTCTCCTCGACGGTCGACCTTAAGTCGACAAATGAAGTCAACGGCGGCGGCCTCTACAAGATCCTGACGTGGTACGACAACGAGTACGGCTTCTCGAACCGGATGCTCGACGTCGCCCACTACGTCACTCACGGGTGA
- a CDS encoding Hsp20/alpha crystallin family protein codes for MMRDDRDDPFDDFFDGIERMMDEMTGSDASGFASETHVDIYDEGEELRLVADLPGVSKDAVELQCDGEVLTISAAGPRREYDERIRLPTRVDEHSASASFNNGILQVTLAKIDDSASIDLD; via the coding sequence GTGATGAGAGACGACCGTGACGACCCGTTCGACGACTTCTTCGACGGGATCGAACGGATGATGGACGAAATGACCGGCAGCGACGCTTCCGGATTCGCCTCCGAGACCCACGTCGACATCTACGACGAGGGCGAGGAGCTCCGACTCGTCGCCGACCTCCCGGGCGTCTCGAAGGACGCCGTCGAACTCCAGTGCGACGGCGAAGTGCTCACGATCTCCGCGGCGGGCCCGCGCCGCGAGTACGACGAGCGGATCCGCCTCCCGACCCGCGTCGACGAACACTCCGCCAGCGCCTCCTTCAACAACGGCATCCTCCAGGTCACCCTGGCGAAGATCGACGACTCCGCGTCGATCGACCTCGACTGA
- a CDS encoding ATP-grasp domain-containing protein: MLRLAVTTAAETFERMREPLADRGIAVEHLQASERAVDLTEPPDRDVDVGFVYPSRLMEGGVVDGKHGIPWVNGRDAVATSRNKAGVIAALAGADVPVPETKLVSNPVDEEEVLAAASDLDFPVVVKPNSTTRGVGVAKAPDLDSLLGIVDYLNLVHDYRATGDKSYLLQEFLPDARDYRVMVLDGEVVGGVERRLPADAHSAGRWKHNVHRGASARRIDVPGELRDLAVETADVLGIDYLGVDILVSDGRAVVSETNARPTIDDGKYEAGFWDRLAGVIERTAENGG; the protein is encoded by the coding sequence ATGCTTCGCCTGGCCGTGACGACCGCGGCGGAGACGTTCGAGCGGATGCGCGAGCCGCTCGCCGACCGCGGAATCGCCGTCGAACACCTGCAGGCCTCGGAGCGAGCGGTCGATCTGACCGAACCGCCCGACCGCGACGTCGACGTCGGATTCGTCTACCCGAGCCGGCTGATGGAGGGCGGCGTCGTCGACGGCAAACACGGGATCCCGTGGGTGAACGGCCGCGATGCGGTCGCGACCTCGCGGAACAAGGCAGGGGTGATCGCCGCGCTCGCCGGCGCGGACGTGCCCGTCCCCGAGACGAAGCTCGTCTCGAACCCCGTCGACGAGGAGGAAGTCCTCGCGGCCGCGTCCGACCTCGACTTCCCAGTGGTCGTCAAGCCGAACTCGACGACCCGGGGCGTCGGCGTCGCGAAGGCGCCCGACCTCGACTCCCTGCTCGGGATCGTCGACTACCTGAACCTCGTCCACGACTACCGGGCGACCGGCGACAAGTCCTACCTCCTCCAGGAGTTCCTCCCCGACGCGCGCGACTACCGAGTGATGGTGCTGGACGGCGAGGTCGTCGGCGGGGTCGAGCGCCGGCTGCCCGCGGACGCACACAGCGCCGGCCGGTGGAAGCACAACGTCCACCGGGGCGCGTCGGCGCGTCGGATCGACGTCCCCGGGGAGCTTCGGGACCTCGCCGTCGAGACGGCGGACGTCCTCGGCATCGACTACCTCGGCGTCGATATCCTGGTCTCGGACGGGCGGGCGGTCGTCTCCGAGACGAACGCCCGGCCGACCATCGACGACGGGAAGTACGAGGCGGGATTCTGGGACCGGCTGGCGGGCGTGATCGAGCGGACGGCGGAGAACGGCGGCTGA
- a CDS encoding 50S ribosomal protein L16: MSDKPASMYRELSKPSYTRREYITGIPGSKIAQHNMGNLKTGPQDYEVQISLRIEEECQIRHGSLESARLSANRVMLKEVGQENYKMVLRKFPHQVLRENKQATGAGADRVSDGMRQAFGKPVGTAARVQANERIFTVYCDPEDADVAKDALRRAYNKMSPPCRIDVEKGEKLLVS, translated from the coding sequence ATGTCCGACAAACCCGCCTCGATGTACCGGGAGCTGTCGAAACCGTCGTACACGCGACGCGAGTACATCACCGGCATCCCCGGCTCGAAGATCGCACAGCACAACATGGGCAACCTCAAGACCGGTCCCCAGGACTACGAGGTCCAGATCAGCCTCCGCATCGAAGAGGAGTGCCAGATCCGCCACGGGTCGCTCGAGTCCGCGCGGCTGTCGGCGAACCGCGTGATGCTCAAGGAGGTCGGCCAGGAGAACTACAAGATGGTCCTCCGGAAGTTCCCCCACCAGGTCCTGCGCGAGAACAAGCAGGCGACCGGTGCGGGCGCGGACCGCGTCTCCGACGGGATGCGCCAGGCGTTCGGCAAGCCCGTCGGCACGGCCGCGCGGGTCCAGGCGAACGAGCGCATCTTCACGGTCTACTGCGACCCCGAGGACGCCGACGTCGCCAAGGACGCGCTGCGCCGCGCCTACAACAAGATGTCGCCGCCGTGCCGCATCGACGTCGAGAAGGGCGAGAAGCTGCTGGTCTCGTAG
- the nucS gene encoding endonuclease NucS encodes MAVTTLHRPAHRDALGLLESAFGDGRLVTAFGRCTVEYDGRAASSLGPGDRLVVCKPDGAILVHTDEGREPVNWQPPGCTHRASVRDGRLRIRSERTSPDEVLDVAFERIEQVTAYEVDDRSDLTLTGSEEDLRRRILDEPDLVEPGFEPIATERETAAGPVDVFGSDEAGRPVVVELKRRRVGPSAASQLRRYVEAVDEEFPDEGVRGVLVAPSVTDRTAALLDERDLEFVALEPVDGDGDS; translated from the coding sequence ATGGCGGTTACGACGCTCCACCGACCCGCCCACCGGGACGCGCTGGGGCTCCTCGAATCGGCGTTCGGCGACGGCCGGCTGGTGACGGCCTTCGGCCGCTGCACCGTCGAGTACGACGGCCGGGCCGCATCGAGCCTCGGCCCCGGCGACCGGCTCGTCGTCTGCAAGCCCGACGGGGCGATCCTCGTCCACACCGACGAGGGGCGCGAGCCCGTGAACTGGCAGCCGCCGGGCTGTACGCACCGCGCGAGCGTCCGCGACGGTCGGCTGCGGATCCGGAGCGAGCGCACCTCGCCGGACGAAGTCCTCGACGTCGCCTTCGAGCGGATCGAGCAGGTGACGGCCTACGAGGTCGACGACCGGAGCGACCTGACGCTGACCGGCAGCGAGGAGGACCTCCGCCGGCGGATCCTCGACGAGCCCGACCTCGTCGAGCCGGGGTTCGAGCCGATCGCGACCGAGCGGGAGACCGCCGCCGGACCGGTCGACGTCTTCGGCAGCGACGAGGCGGGGCGGCCGGTCGTCGTGGAGTTGAAGCGGCGGCGCGTCGGCCCCTCGGCCGCGAGCCAACTCCGGCGCTACGTCGAGGCCGTCGACGAGGAGTTCCCCGACGAGGGCGTCCGCGGCGTCCTCGTGGCGCCCTCCGTGACCGACCGGACGGCCGCGCTCTTGGACGAGCGGGACCTGGAGTTCGTCGCGCTGGAGCCGGTCGACGGCGACGGGGACTCATAG
- a CDS encoding VanZ family protein, producing the protein MAAATRRPRRLAVAWLAIVLLASVVDPSGVLPAQGANGSAGGGLAIGLDTWLHLGAYSVLAWLLAAAFDASGPRRGAALLAVVVAFAVGVGVEIIQAPIAARTASIADAVANAVGAVVGVAARTAWERVVGASPSEG; encoded by the coding sequence ATGGCGGCCGCGACGCGACGGCCGCGCCGGCTCGCGGTCGCCTGGCTCGCCATCGTCCTGCTCGCGTCGGTGGTCGATCCCTCGGGAGTGCTCCCAGCCCAAGGGGCGAACGGCTCCGCCGGCGGCGGCCTCGCGATCGGACTCGACACCTGGCTACACCTCGGGGCGTACTCGGTCCTGGCGTGGCTCCTCGCGGCCGCGTTCGACGCCTCCGGTCCTCGGAGGGGCGCCGCGCTCCTCGCGGTCGTCGTCGCGTTCGCGGTGGGCGTCGGCGTCGAGATCATCCAAGCACCGATCGCGGCCCGCACCGCGAGCATCGCCGACGCGGTCGCGAACGCCGTCGGGGCGGTGGTCGGCGTCGCGGCTCGGACGGCGTGGGAGAGGGTGGTCGGAGCGAGTCCGTCGGAGGGGTGA
- a CDS encoding aldo/keto reductase, translating to MEYAEAYGTRVPKVGLGTWQLTGETCYEAVSTALDLGYRHIDTAQLYENESEVGRAIADSDVDREDVFLTTKVAPGNARYDDVLESTEGSLDRLDTEYVDLLLLHWPNPLVSVGDTMAAMDRLVEEGAVENVGVSNFPRVLLDRARDAADADVVTNQVQFHPYKPQRGMLGHCQEEGLFLTAYSPLARGEALDDPDVRRLAEAYDKTPAQVVLRWATQHRDVVVIPKSASEAHLEQNLALFDFKLTRSEIDELTKPSLLKSSAAMLGGVLSEFRS from the coding sequence ATGGAGTACGCGGAGGCGTACGGGACGCGGGTTCCGAAAGTGGGGCTCGGCACGTGGCAGCTCACCGGCGAGACGTGCTACGAGGCGGTGTCGACCGCGCTGGATCTGGGATACCGACACATCGACACCGCACAGCTCTACGAGAACGAATCCGAGGTGGGCCGAGCGATCGCCGACAGCGACGTCGACCGCGAGGACGTCTTCCTGACGACGAAGGTCGCGCCGGGGAACGCCCGCTACGACGACGTCCTCGAATCGACCGAGGGAAGCCTCGATCGGCTGGACACGGAGTACGTCGACCTCCTCTTGCTCCACTGGCCGAATCCCCTCGTGTCGGTCGGCGATACGATGGCGGCGATGGACCGGCTGGTCGAAGAGGGCGCCGTAGAAAACGTCGGCGTCAGCAACTTCCCGCGCGTCCTGCTCGACCGCGCTCGCGACGCCGCCGACGCGGACGTCGTGACGAATCAGGTGCAGTTCCACCCGTACAAGCCCCAGCGCGGGATGCTCGGCCACTGCCAGGAGGAGGGGCTCTTCCTCACGGCCTACAGCCCGCTGGCCCGCGGCGAGGCGCTCGACGACCCCGACGTGCGGCGGCTCGCCGAGGCGTACGACAAAACGCCCGCGCAGGTCGTCCTCCGGTGGGCGACCCAGCACCGCGACGTCGTCGTGATCCCGAAGTCCGCGAGCGAGGCGCACCTCGAACAGAACCTCGCGCTCTTCGACTTCAAGCTCACCCGCTCGGAGATCGACGAGCTCACGAAGCCCTCGCTGCTCAAATCGAGCGCCGCGATGCTCGGCGGGGTGCTGAGCGAGTTCCGCTCCTGA
- a CDS encoding ABC transporter substrate-binding protein, with the protein MTTGLAGLAGCSGGSGSESDTESDSGSGGDSETDSDSGTVTGSSSSGTYTIGATIPETGVFSSLGQDLKRGYEMGVQRINDNGGLHGQEVELIVRDDESTPKKVREGLQSIISNNDVDMLWGSFAGVLNLAAAAVAERSEIPFLKIASSGDKVHEQQGFEWTSTPFPVSTDHTRGTKNALDLIPESERPSKVAIWAPNTNWSIEMADMWEQTLTDGGYEVVFRGKHQLHSKDFTTLISETQSAGAEVLLDTPAPDGGITAMQQINNSDYSPKLIQFTRAADTSSWWSAMGEAGEHVLMSPGWVPGLTGNGNEQMIQTYRDTYDIASGELLPVMVGASYNLTQVAEQAVNAAEATDRATVRDAIRSGTYETVSGSFGFDDYGRPTDFTTPMGQWIDGNQHLVSPETDGEAFREMVYPMS; encoded by the coding sequence GTGACGACTGGACTGGCCGGACTCGCGGGCTGTTCCGGCGGATCGGGATCGGAATCGGACACGGAGTCCGACTCGGGTTCGGGAGGGGACTCCGAGACGGACTCCGACTCGGGGACCGTGACCGGATCGAGTTCGAGCGGGACGTACACGATCGGGGCGACGATCCCGGAGACGGGCGTGTTCTCCTCGCTCGGACAGGACCTCAAACGGGGCTACGAGATGGGCGTCCAGCGGATCAACGACAACGGCGGCCTCCACGGCCAGGAGGTCGAACTGATCGTCCGCGACGACGAGTCGACCCCGAAGAAGGTCCGCGAGGGGCTCCAGAGCATCATCAGCAACAACGACGTGGATATGCTCTGGGGAAGCTTCGCGGGCGTGCTCAACCTCGCGGCAGCGGCCGTCGCCGAGCGCTCGGAGATCCCGTTCTTGAAGATCGCCAGCTCCGGCGACAAGGTCCACGAACAGCAGGGCTTCGAGTGGACGTCGACGCCGTTCCCCGTCAGCACTGACCACACCCGAGGGACGAAAAACGCGCTCGATCTCATCCCCGAGAGCGAGCGGCCCTCGAAGGTGGCCATCTGGGCGCCGAACACCAACTGGAGCATCGAGATGGCAGATATGTGGGAGCAGACGCTCACCGACGGCGGCTACGAGGTCGTCTTCCGCGGGAAACACCAGCTCCACTCCAAGGACTTCACGACGCTCATCTCCGAGACGCAGTCGGCGGGTGCGGAGGTCCTCCTGGACACGCCGGCTCCCGACGGCGGCATCACGGCGATGCAGCAGATCAATAACTCCGATTACTCGCCGAAGCTCATCCAGTTCACCCGCGCCGCCGACACGAGCTCGTGGTGGTCCGCGATGGGCGAGGCCGGCGAGCACGTGCTGATGTCGCCCGGGTGGGTGCCGGGCCTGACCGGCAACGGCAACGAACAGATGATCCAGACCTACCGCGACACCTACGACATCGCCTCCGGGGAGCTCCTGCCCGTGATGGTCGGCGCGTCGTACAACCTCACGCAGGTGGCCGAACAGGCCGTCAACGCCGCCGAGGCGACCGACCGCGCGACCGTCCGCGACGCGATCCGCTCGGGCACCTACGAGACGGTCTCGGGGAGCTTCGGCTTCGACGACTACGGCCGCCCCACCGACTTCACCACCCCGATGGGCCAGTGGATCGACGGGAATCAACACCTCGTCTCCCCCGAGACGGACGGCGAGGCCTTCCGCGAGATGGTCTATCCGATGTCCTGA